A window from Fundidesulfovibrio magnetotacticus encodes these proteins:
- a CDS encoding amino acid ABC transporter permease: MAYQFDFGLVVSGEYGDWILQGLAITLKISAISIVLALVMGTLLCILRITKVKPLVWIAWTYTEFFRNTPLLVQIFFWYFGSYSVLPDGVNRWLNAQDFEFSCGVIALSFYTAAFIAEDLRSGIFAIPKTQLEASRACGLSFMQAMGYVILPQAFRIIVPPLVSQFLNLIKNSSLVMTIGVMDLTYMARQIESHTFHGFEAFTVSTLIYLSISLIVSFSIQQYNLRVLRTATR; this comes from the coding sequence TTGGCATATCAATTCGACTTCGGCCTGGTGGTCTCCGGCGAATACGGAGACTGGATCCTCCAGGGCTTGGCCATCACCCTCAAGATCTCCGCGATCTCCATCGTCCTGGCCCTGGTCATGGGCACGCTCCTGTGCATCCTCCGGATCACCAAGGTCAAACCCCTCGTCTGGATCGCCTGGACCTACACGGAATTCTTCCGCAACACGCCGCTCCTGGTTCAGATATTCTTCTGGTATTTCGGCTCCTACTCCGTGCTGCCCGACGGCGTGAACCGCTGGCTCAACGCACAGGACTTCGAATTCAGCTGCGGCGTCATCGCCCTGAGCTTCTACACAGCCGCCTTCATCGCCGAAGACCTGCGCTCCGGCATCTTCGCCATCCCCAAAACGCAGCTTGAAGCCTCCCGCGCCTGCGGACTCTCCTTCATGCAGGCCATGGGCTACGTCATCCTGCCCCAGGCCTTCCGCATCATCGTGCCGCCCCTCGTCTCGCAGTTCCTGAACCTCATCAAGAACTCCTCACTGGTGATGACCATCGGCGTCATGGACCTCACCTACATGGCCCGGCAGATCGAATCGCACACCTTCCACGGCTTCGAAGCCTTCACGGTGTCCACACTCATCTACCTGTCCATCTCGCTCATCGTCTCCTTCTCCATCCAGCAGTACAACCTGCGCGTGCTGCGCACGGCCACGAGGTAG
- a CDS encoding amino acid ABC transporter permease, whose protein sequence is MHWDIVWNNLDYFLWGAYPNGPLGGLAMSILMALAGIFGAFWLGLVVGVCRLSSRKWLNMPSLVYIEVIRGTPLLMVIFWFFFLAPAVFGFNLPDWQSAIIALIVFTSAYIAEIVRAGVLSLPKGQMEAARGTGLSHTQAMIHVILPQALQNMIPSFVNQFVSLTKDTSLAYIIGVNELTKTATQVNNRTMKAPFEIFITIAVLYFVVCFVLTEFSRRLEARTNRYQARNR, encoded by the coding sequence ATGCACTGGGACATCGTCTGGAACAACCTGGACTACTTCCTCTGGGGCGCCTACCCCAACGGACCCCTCGGCGGCCTGGCCATGTCCATCCTCATGGCCCTGGCAGGCATCTTCGGCGCCTTCTGGCTGGGCCTCGTGGTGGGCGTCTGCCGCCTCTCCTCGCGTAAATGGCTCAACATGCCGTCGCTGGTCTACATCGAAGTGATCCGCGGCACGCCGCTGCTCATGGTCATCTTCTGGTTCTTCTTCCTGGCCCCCGCCGTGTTCGGCTTCAACCTGCCCGACTGGCAGTCCGCCATCATCGCACTCATCGTGTTCACCAGCGCCTACATCGCCGAAATCGTGCGCGCGGGCGTGCTCTCCCTGCCCAAAGGACAAATGGAAGCGGCACGCGGCACCGGCCTCTCGCACACCCAGGCCATGATCCACGTCATACTGCCCCAGGCGCTGCAAAACATGATCCCCTCCTTCGTGAACCAGTTCGTCTCGCTCACCAAGGACACCTCCCTGGCCTACATCATCGGCGTCAACGAACTCACCAAGACCGCCACTCAGGTGAACAACCGCACCATGAAGGCCCCCTTCGAAATCTTCATCACCATCGCCGTCCTTTACTTCGTGGTCTGCTTCGTGCTCACCGAATTCTCCCGCAGGCTGGAAGCACGCACCAACCGCTACCAGGCCCGCAACCGCTAA